The region GCCCGACGAACACCACCGAGAACCCCGCGATGAACAGCAGCACGCCCGCGAGCAGGCGACCCCGCTGCCGGCCCGACGTCTCCGCGAGGTCGGCGCCGGTCATCCCGCCCAGGTAGCCGAGGTACCCGGGTACGAGGGGCAGCACGCAGGGTGAGGCGAAGGAGACGAACCCGGCGATCAGCGCGACGGGGAGCGCGAGCAGCAGCGGACCCGAGAGGACGGTCTCCTGGAAGGTCTGCGCGAGGGAGGCGAGATCCACGCGGTCAGCCCTCGGCCAGCACGTCGTCGATCAGGCCCGCGAGCGTCGTCTCGGTCGCCAGGCCGACAATGCGCGCGGCCGGTCGACCCTCGGTGTCGAGCACGACCGTCGTCGGCATCGCGCGCAGCGGCACGAGGCCCTCGAGCGCGGCCACGGCGGTCGCGTCGCCGTCGTCCAGGCTCGGGAAGGTGATGCCGTAGGTCTGCTTGAACGCGTTCGCCGTCGCGGCGTCGTCCGTGCCGTTGACGCCGAGGAGCCGCACGCCGTCGCCCGCGTAGGTGTCCGCGATCGAGACGAGGTCGGGTGCCTCGGCGCGGCAGGGCGGGCAGGCGGCGTACCAGAAGTTGAGGACGACGACGTCGCCGCGCCAGTCCGCGAGGTCGATCGCGTTGCCGTCGAAGTCGACCCCGGCGATCTGCGGCGCGTCCGTCCGCTCGGCGGGCGACCAGGTCGTGAACGCGCCGGTGCCCTCCTGGTAGCCAGGGTCGACGACCGTCGGGTCGCCGCCGTCGTCACCGGGCGAGCACGCGACGAGCGCGAGTGCCGCCGCACCCGCGGCGAGGGCGGCGAGCGCGCGTCGGGCTGACGTGCGGGCGGTCGTGCGGGCCTCAGGCACCGGCCACCGCCGAGGCACCCGGCAGCAGCGCGGCCGCGGGCTCGCTGTAGCTGTGGGCCACCAGGGTCGCCCCCTCGAAGGTGAGGGACGTGACCGAGGCGAGGCTGCACTCGCGGGTGCGCGGGTCGTGCCAGAGCGGTCGACCCTGCAGCGCGCGGCGCACCGCCCAGATCGGCGACTGGTGCGAGACGAGCACGGCCTCGTGGCCCTGCGCCGCCCGGCGCGCGGTGGCGATCGCGGCGAACATCCGGTCCCGCTGCTGCGTGAAGGGCTCGCCCCACGACGGGCGCAGGGGGTTGTAGAGGTGGCGCAGCGAGTCCGGCGTGAGCAGGTTCCGCCAGCCGCCCCCGGCGACCGGCCGACCCTCGAGCGCGTTCTCCGCCTCGATGATCCGCGGGTCGATCACGACGTCCAGGCCGAGCGCGTCCGCGAGCGGCTGCGCCGTCTGGCGCGCGCGCTCGAGCGGCGAGGAGACGAGGTGCGTGACGTCGTCGCGACCGGCGACGAACGCCTGCGCGACCATCGCCGCCATCGCGTGCCCGCGCTCGGACAGGACGTAGCCCGGCAGGCGGCCGTAGAGGATCTTGTCCGGGTTCTCGACCTCGCCGTGCCGGAGCAGGTGGACCGTGGTGCGGGACATGCCCCTAGTCTCGCAAACCTTCCTGGGAGGGCTCCCCGTGCGCGTGTGAGTCGGGCAACACCTCGGGCGGCCGCTCGGGCACCCCCTCGGCCCGCAGCACGGTGCGCATCGCCTCCCCCAGGTGGGCGAGCTGCTCGCGATCGAGCACGTCCACCAGGCGCGCGCGCACGGACGCGACGTGGACCGGAGCGGCCGCCTCGAGCCGCGCGAAGCCCGCCTCCGTCATCACGGCGACCACCCCGCGGCGGTCCACGCCGTCGGGCTCGCGGCGCACGAGCCCCGAGCGCTCGAGCCGCGCGACGGCGTGCGTCACCCGGCTGCGAGAGTGCGCCACGCTCACGGCGAGCTCGGCCATCCGCACCCGGCGCTGCGGCGCCTCGCTCAACCGGACCAGCAGCTCGTACTCGGGCATCGACAGCCCCGTGCCGGCCTCGAGGTCTCGCGTGAGCCGCGAGAGCAGGTGCGTCATGCCGACGACGGCGGCGCGCCAGTCGCGTTGCTGGCCCGCGTCGAGCCAGCGCACGTCGACGGCGCACGGATCAGGCCGCGCCGTCGGTCGCGGGTACTCGTCAGCGGTGGTCATCGGCCCATCTTACTTGTAGGGACAAGCGATGCGTGGTAGTAGTTGAGTGTTCAACCACCCTCGAGCGATCGGACCACCATGAGCATCCCCGCCGCCATCTACGCCATCGACGCCTCGCACTCCGAGGTCGCCTTCTCCATCCGCCACGCCGGCATCGCCAAGGTCCGGGGTCGCTTCACCGAGTTCACGGGCGAGATCGTCGTCGCCGAGGACCTCGCCGCCTCGCGCGCCTCGGCCGTCATCGAGGCCAGCAGCGTCGACACCGGCAACGCCCAGCGCGACGGGCACCTGCAGTCCTCCGACTTCTTCTCGGTCGAGGCCCAGCCGCAGTGGTCCTTCACCTCCACCTCGATCACCGGCGCCCAGGACGAGTTCACGCTCGCCGGCGAGCTGACGATCAACGGCACGACGAAGCCGGTCGAGATCGACGTCGAGTACAACGGCACCAACGTCGACGCCTACGGCGTCACGCGCGTCGGCTTCTCCGGGACCACCGAGATCGCGCGCGAGGACTTCGGCATCACGTGGAACGCCCCGCTCGAGGCCGGCGGCTTCCTGCTCGGCGACAAGGTGAAGATCTTCCTCGAGATCTCGGCCACCAAGGCCTGAGCACCTGACGCACCGCGAGGGCGGGTGACGGCGACGCCGTCACCCGCCCTCGCCGCTTCCGGTCGCGCTCAGGCGCCGAGCGCCGCCGCGATCACACTCGCGTCGAGCCGCCAGTGACCCTGCGGCCGCCCGTCCACCAGGGCCACCGGCACGAGCTCGCCGAACTGCTCCTGCAACTCGGGCGAGGCGTCGACGTCGACACTCACCCACGCGTGCCCCGTCCGCTCCGTCACGGCGTCCAGCACCCGGTGCGCGTCCTGACACAGGTGGCAGCCGAGGCGCTCCACCAGGATCAGGCGCACGTCGCCTCCGCCGCCGCTGCCGTCGTCGTCCATGCCCTCACGGTAGGCGAGACGTGAAGGTCCGGTGACCGCCCGGTGAGCAGTCCTCCCCCCCCCTCGCCGCCACCCGGCGGCGCACCTCTCCCGGCGCGTAGGGTGGCCGCGATGGATGCCCTCGACGGCCTGCCCGCACTCGCCCCCGGTGGCACGCGCCCGGCGTGCGCGTTCTTCGACGTCGACAACACGATCGTGCGCGGCGCGAGCGGCTTCCACCTCGCCAAGGAGCTCTACCGTCGCCGCTTCTTCCGACGCCGCGACATCGCCTGGTTCGCGTGGCAGGCCGCCCAGTTCTTCCTGCGCGGCGAGAGTCGCGAACGCGTGGCGGCCATCCGCTCCCGCGCGCTCGGCGTCATCCGTGGCCGGACCGAGGCCGAGATCGTCGACGTCGGCGAGGAGGTCTACGAGCAGGTCCTCGACAGCCGCATCTTCCCGGGCGCGCGCGCCCTGATCCGCGCCCACCTGGATCTCGGGCACGAGGTCTGGCTGGTCACCGCCACTCCGCGGGAGATCGGCGACCTGATGGCGCGGCGCCTGGGGGCGACCGGCGCCGTCGCCACGGTCGCGCAGACGGTCGACGGCGTCTACACCGGCGAGCTCGTCGGCGACCTCATGCACGGCTCGCGCAAGGCCGAGGCCGTGCGCCAGCTGGCCGAGCGCGCCGGCGCGGACCTCGCCGACTGCGCCGCCTACGGCGACTCGGCCAACGACCTGGAGATGCTCGGGACCGTCGGGCACCCGTGCGCGATCAACCCCGACCCGCACCTGCGCCTGCACGCGCTCGAGTCCGACTGGCCCGTCCGCGACTTCCGGCGACGCCGCCCCGGCCTCGCCCAGGGAGCTGTCGTCGCGGGCGCCGGAGCCGGCCTCTGGGGCGCCGTGGTGCTGCTCCGGCGCCTCCTGCGGCACGCCTCGTCCGGCACGCCGTAGATCACGACGCGCATGAAGGAGGCGCACGACACACCGATGGCGCGCCTTCCAGCCTGGAATTATCTCAGGGAAGGGATACGCTCACCACCATGACCACCACGCTCGAGGACGCCACCACCCCGCTCGCGGCCATCGGCACCCTGATCCGCGGCGCCCGCCAGAACATGGGCCTGACGCAGGCTCAGCTCGCCGAACGCCTCAGCACCTCCCAGTCCGCCATCGCGCGGATCGAGCAGGGCAGCCAGAACCTGTCGGTCGACATGCTCGCGCGGATCAACGCCGCGCTCGACGCCGATCTCCTCCCGATCGCGAACGGCTCGCCGCGTCCGACCCACCTGCGGGTGACCGGCGGTCAGACCCTGTCCGGGACGATCACCGTCAACTCCTCGAAGAACGCCGCCGTCGCGCTCCTGTGCGCGTCGCTGCTCAACCGCGGCCGCACGGTGCTGCGCGGCGTGGCCCGCATCGTCGAGGTGGACCGCATCGTCGCGGTGCTGCAGTCCATCGGTGTCCAGGTCACCTGGTCCCCGGACGGTCACGACCTCGAGATCGTGCGCCCCGAGCAGCTCGACCTCACCACGATCGACGACGACGCCGCCAAGCGCACCCGCAGCATCATCATGTTCTTCGGCCCGCTGCTCGGCCAGGAGTCCAGCTTCGACCTGCCCTACGCGGGTGGCTGCAACCTCGGGACCCGCACGGTCGAGCCCCACATGATCGCCCTGCGCCCCTTCGGGCTCGACGTCGTGGCGAACCAGGGCGCGTACCACGCGACCGCCACGCCGGACACGGGCGAGCAGCTCGCCGTCGTGCTGACCGAGCGCGGCGACACCGTGACGGAGAACGCGATCATGGCCGCCGCCGGCCGCGACGGCGTCACCGTCATCCGCAACGCCTCGCCGAACTACATGGTCCAGGACCTGTGCTTCTACCTCGAGCTGCTCGGGGTGGAGATCGAGGGCATCGGCTCGACCACGCTGACGATCCGGGGAAGGCCCGGATCGACGCCGACGTCGAGTACGCCGTCTCGGAGGACCCGGTCGAGGCCATGAGCCTCCTGACCGCCGGCATCGTCACCGACTCCGAGATCACGGTGTCGCGCGTGCCGATCGAGTTCATGGAGATCGAGCTCGCGACGCTGAGCGAGATGGGCCTGCGCTACGCGCTCACGCCCGAGTACACGGCGCTCAACGGCCGCACGCGCCTCGTGGACGTCACGGTCTTCCCGAGCGAGCTGCGGGCCCCGATCGACAAGATCCACCCGATGCCGTTCCCGGGCCTGAACATCGACAACCTGCCGTTCTTCGCGGTCATCGCGGCGTGTGCGAGCGGGCAGACCACGATCCACGACTGGGTCTACGACAACCGCGCCATCCACCTCACGGACCTCACGCGCCTGGGCGCCGACGTGCGACTGCTGGACCCGCACCGCCTCGACGTCAGCGGCCCGACCCACTGGTCCGGCGCGGAGATCAGCTGCCCGCCGGCGCTGCGCCCCGCCGTCGTGATCCTGCTGGGGATGATGGCGGCCAAGGGCACGAGCGTGCTGCGCGGCGTCGACATCATCGCGCGCGGCTACGAGCAGCTCGCCGACCGCCTCATCGAGCTCGGCGCGCAGATCGAGACCTTCCGCGACTGACGCCGCGAGGATTGCGGACCCTCGCCGAGAGGATTGCCGCAATCCTCTCGGCGAGGGTCCGCAATCCTCTCGGCGAGGGTCCGCAAAGCTCTCGCGAAGGGGTCTGCAAAGCTCTCGCGAAGGGGTCTGCAGGGACGACGAAGGCCGCCACCCCGAGGGGTGGCGGCCTTCGCTGCGCTGCGGCTCACGCCGCGGCGGTCACTTCTTGTTGCGGCGCTGGTGACGCGTCTTGCGCAGCAGCTTGCGGTGCTTCTTCTTGGCCATCCGCTTGCGGCGCTTCTTGATGACGGAACCCATGGGGACCTCACAAATGTCGTCTGGAGTCCCGCGGCGAGCCGGCGTCCGGCACGGCCAGGACCACGATCGTCGCGCCACGGGCGCTGAATCCCGGACAGTCTAGCGCGTCGTGGCGCGATTCCCGGCCGCGCGCCCGTCACCGCCGGGCCGCACCCCGCGCCCTCAGTACGCGGGGTCGATCCCGTTGGGCGGGAACGCGGCGTTCCGCGTCGCCAGGATCGCGCGGTCGACGGCGTCGCCCGGGTCGAAGCCGTCGACGAACGGCACGAAGTGGCCGGGTTCCCCGGCTCGCCGTCGCCCCACGTCTCGGGCGCCGGGAGCCGCAGCCCCTCCTGGACGCGGCGGGTCCAGGACGTGGGGAGCGCGCCGTCGGGGGCGACGTCGCCGCCCGCGCTGATCGCGGTCAGACCGGCCCAGACCCGGGGCACCACCTCGACCACCGTGTAGCCACCGCCCCCGGTCGCGAGCCAGCGGTCGCCCGCGTGCTGCCGCGCGAGGTCGCGCATCAGCCGGGCCGCGGCGAGCTGGTGGTCCACGCTGACGCGCAGGTTCGTCAGCTGGTCGTTGCCGTGGGAGTCCGCCCCGTGCTGCGTCACCAGGACGTCGGGCGCGAACTCCGCCACGAGCGGCGGGACGACCGCTTCGACCGCGCGCAGCCAGGCCGGCCCGCGGGTCCGCGCGGGCAGCGGGAGGTTGACGGCGCTGCCGATCGCGTCCGGGCCGCCGACGTCGCTCGCGAACCCGGTCCCCGGGAACAGCGACGAGCCGGACTCGTGCACCGAGATCGTCAGGACGCGGGGGTCGTTCCAGAAGACGCGCTCGACGCCGTCGCCGTGGTGCGCGTCCAGGTCGACGTAGGCGACCCGCCGGGCGCCGTTGGCGAGCAGCCAGCGGATCGCGATCGCGACGTCGTTGTACACGCAGAAGCCCGACGCGCGATCGGGCATCGCGTGGTGCATCCCGCCCGCGATCGAGACGGCGTGCGGTACCGCGTGCGGCGCGGGAGGGGTCCACACGGCGCGCGCCGCGGTGAGCGTCGAGCCCACGATGCGCAGCGCCGAGTCGTGGATGTCGGGGAAGACCGGGTTCTCCTCGGTGCCCAGACCGAACGCCTCGGAGGCCTCACCGCGCGCGGCGGCGCGCACGGCCGCCACCAGCGCGGGCGTGTGCACGTCGGTGAGCACGTCGTCGTCGACGTCGGCCACGGCGAGCTCCACCACACCGGGCAGCTCCAGGCTCCGCACCAGGTCACGGGTCAGGGAGAGCCGCAGCGGCGCCATGGGGTGACCCGGGCCGAAGTCGTACCGGGTGAGGTCGTCGGACCAGACGAACGTCGTCGCGGACGTGCCCTCGGTGCCGTCTCGGCGCGTCATGCTGCCTCTCCGCCGTCGGTCGTGAACCGATCACCACGACCGATCGCCACGGGTGCAGCCTAGGCGCGCGAACCCCGTGCGGGGGCCACGAGCGCTCTCACGGGGTCGGGGTCACGCGACGAGCGCCACCACGAGCACCAGCGGCAGCGAGACCACGGAGGCGATGCTCGTGACCACCGTCATGGACTTGAGCGCCCCCGGGTGGTGAGGTTCAGCAGCGACTTGAACATCCAGAAGAAGTTGCTGTTCACGGTGAGGGCGAACATCGAGCCGGACGCGATCGCGAGCCCGATCGCGAGCGGGGCCACGTCGATCGAGCCGAGGACGGGCGCGATGATGCCGGCGGCGGCGATCGCCGCGACCGACACCGATCCGATCGCGAGGTGCAGCACGGCCGCGATCAACCACGCCAGCAGGATGCTGGTGACGACGGCGGCGCCCGCGCTGGCCTGGAACACACCCGCCAGCACCTCGCCCATGCCGCTCGCCTCGATGACTGCACCGAGCGACCCACCCACGCCCGTCACGAGCAGGATCTCGCCCGTGGTCCGGAAGCCGGAGGACAGCACCTCGGTCGCCCCCTCGCGGCCGGTGGCGGCGATCACGAGGACGTAGGCGCCGATCAGCCCGATGAACAGGGCGATGTTGGCGTCGCCGAGGAAGTCGATGAGGGCGTTCGAGAAGCCGAACAGGCCGGCGAAGGCCCCGAGCGCGATGAGCACGAGCGGCACGAGGATCGGCAGCAACGACACGGCGAGAGGGACGTCGACGTCGTCCTTGGCGTCCTCCTCCGACGGGCCGGTCCCCACGGTGCCCCGCCCCACGGCGCCGGGGGCGACCTCCCCGCGCTCGACGTACCAGCGGTTGTCCCCGGCGGCCGCGACCTCCGCCGTCGGGATCGGCTCGACCTCGTCGAGGGCCGGGTTCCAGTACCGCCCGCGGGCGAGGAGCCCGAAGAGGAAGGTGGTGACGAGCGCCGTCACCGGGCCGATGACGATGCCGTACAGCAGCCAGGTGCCGAGCGGCACGTCCAGCAGGCCGGCGATCGAGACGGCCGCAAGGCCGGGGATCACGAAGACGTAGCCGGCGAAGATGCCCGTGCCGATCGCACCGGCCAGGTGCGCGAGCCCACGGCCCCGGGCGTCGACGTGCGGGGCCGACGAGCGCGCGATCGGTGCGGCCAGCACCACCTGCACGTCGACGTAGATGGACGGGAAGATCGTCGCCATCGCGCCGGTGAGCGCGTACGGCAGCCGCCGCGCACCCACGAGCCCGAGCAGCACCCTGACCAGCTTGCGGAACGTCCCCAACGAGTGCAGCAACGCCCCGATGAGCACGCCGAAGCCGATCAGCAGGCCGACCTTCGCCATGATGTCGCCGAACCCGACCGTCACGGCCTCGACGGTGCCGCCCAGGCCGACGCCGGTGGCCAGCCCCAGGTACAGGCACGCCGTCACCAGCGAGATCACCGGATCGACCTTGAGGCCGATGATCAGCCCGATCACCAGCACGATCGCTATCCCCGTGTGCACGACCTCCATGTCGCCCACCCCTTTCGCTCGGGCTCCGGTCTACCACGTCGGGTGGCCCTGCGTGGCGCCGCGTCGGCCCCCGCGCGCCTAGTGTTGCCCCGGCAGCGCGTCCTGGCCTGCCACCGGAGCACGATCGGCTGGAGGGCGTGGGGTGGAGATCCCGGCACCGCTGAGCGCCGCGCGCGACGTCGTCGACCGCGTCGCCCGCCGCTCCCCCGCCCGGCTCGCCGTCACCGTCTTCGCCTCGGTGATCGCCGTCGTCACCCTCCTGCTCTGGCAGCCAGCCGCGACGACCTCGGGCGAGCGGCCCACCTTCGTGGACGCGCTCTTCACGGCCACCTCGGCCGTCTGCGTCACGGGTCTGACCACGGTCGACACCGCGACCTACTGGTCCGGGTACGGCCAGGTGGTCATCGCCGTCGCGATCAAGATCGGCGGGCTCGGCGTGATGACGCTGGCCTCGATCCTCGGGCTCGCCGTCTCACGGCGGATCGGCCTCACGCAGCGACTGCTGACGGCCAGCGAGACGAAGACGACCCGGCTGGGCGAGGTCGGTGGCCTGATCCGCGCCGTCATCGTCGCGTCGGTGACGCTGGAGGTCGCCCTCGCGCTGGTGCTCTTCCCCCGGTTCCTCACGCTGGGCGACGGCGTGGGCCGCTCGGCGTGGGAGGCGATCTTCCTCTCGATCTCGATCTTCAACAACGCCGGTTTCGTCATCATGCCGGAGGGCCTCGCGCCCTACGTGGGTGACTGGTGGATGTGCCTGCCGATCGTGGTGGGCACGTTCGTCGGCGCCATCGGCTTCCCCGTGATCCTCAACGTGTGGATCCACCGCCGCCAGCTGCGGCGCGTCGCGCTGCACACCAAGCTGACCCTGGCCACGAGCGGTGTGCTCGTCGTGGTGGGGACGGTCATGATCGGCGCGTTCGAGTGGTTCAACGAGCGCACGTTCGGCGCGCTGCCGGTGGCCGACCGCATCCTCG is a window of Litorihabitans aurantiacus DNA encoding:
- a CDS encoding TlpA family protein disulfide reductase is translated as MPEARTTARTSARRALAALAAGAAALALVACSPGDDGGDPTVVDPGYQEGTGAFTTWSPAERTDAPQIAGVDFDGNAIDLADWRGDVVVLNFWYAACPPCRAEAPDLVSIADTYAGDGVRLLGVNGTDDAATANAFKQTYGITFPSLDDGDATAVAALEGLVPLRAMPTTVVLDTEGRPAARIVGLATETTLAGLIDDVLAEG
- a CDS encoding histidine phosphatase family protein is translated as MSRTTVHLLRHGEVENPDKILYGRLPGYVLSERGHAMAAMVAQAFVAGRDDVTHLVSSPLERARQTAQPLADALGLDVVIDPRIIEAENALEGRPVAGGGWRNLLTPDSLRHLYNPLRPSWGEPFTQQRDRMFAAIATARRAAQGHEAVLVSHQSPIWAVRRALQGRPLWHDPRTRECSLASVTSLTFEGATLVAHSYSEPAAALLPGASAVAGA
- a CDS encoding MarR family winged helix-turn-helix transcriptional regulator gives rise to the protein MTTADEYPRPTARPDPCAVDVRWLDAGQQRDWRAAVVGMTHLLSRLTRDLEAGTGLSMPEYELLVRLSEAPQRRVRMAELAVSVAHSRSRVTHAVARLERSGLVRREPDGVDRRGVVAVMTEAGFARLEAAAPVHVASVRARLVDVLDREQLAHLGEAMRTVLRAEGVPERPPEVLPDSHAHGEPSQEGLRD
- a CDS encoding YceI family protein, with the protein product MSIPAAIYAIDASHSEVAFSIRHAGIAKVRGRFTEFTGEIVVAEDLAASRASAVIEASSVDTGNAQRDGHLQSSDFFSVEAQPQWSFTSTSITGAQDEFTLAGELTINGTTKPVEIDVEYNGTNVDAYGVTRVGFSGTTEIAREDFGITWNAPLEAGGFLLGDKVKIFLEISATKA
- a CDS encoding glutaredoxin family protein; translation: MDDDGSGGGGDVRLILVERLGCHLCQDAHRVLDAVTERTGHAWVSVDVDASPELQEQFGELVPVALVDGRPQGHWRLDASVIAAALGA
- a CDS encoding HAD family hydrolase; the protein is MDALDGLPALAPGGTRPACAFFDVDNTIVRGASGFHLAKELYRRRFFRRRDIAWFAWQAAQFFLRGESRERVAAIRSRALGVIRGRTEAEIVDVGEEVYEQVLDSRIFPGARALIRAHLDLGHEVWLVTATPREIGDLMARRLGATGAVATVAQTVDGVYTGELVGDLMHGSRKAEAVRQLAERAGADLADCAAYGDSANDLEMLGTVGHPCAINPDPHLRLHALESDWPVRDFRRRRPGLAQGAVVAGAGAGLWGAVVLLRRLLRHASSGTP
- a CDS encoding 30S ribosomal protein bS22, whose translation is MGSVIKKRRKRMAKKKHRKLLRKTRHQRRNKK
- a CDS encoding GntP family permease, producing MEVVHTGIAIVLVIGLIIGLKVDPVISLVTACLYLGLATGVGLGGTVEAVTVGFGDIMAKVGLLIGFGVLIGALLHSLGTFRKLVRVLLGLVGARRLPYALTGAMATIFPSIYVDVQVVLAAPIARSSAPHVDARGRGLAHLAGAIGTGIFAGYVFVIPGLAAVSIAGLLDVPLGTWLLYGIVIGPVTALVTTFLFGLLARGRYWNPALDEVEPIPTAEVAAAGDNRWYVERGEVAPGAVGRGTVGTGPSEEDAKDDVDVPLAVSLLPILVPLVLIALGAFAGLFGFSNALIDFLGDANIALFIGLIGAYVLVIAATGREGATEVLSSGFRTTGEILLVTGVGGSLGAVIEASGMGEVLAGVFQASAGAAVVTSILLAWLIAAVLHLAIGSVSVAAIAAAGIIAPVLGSIDVAPLAIGLAIASGSMFALTVNSNFFWMFKSLLNLTTRGRSSP
- a CDS encoding TrkH family potassium uptake protein, giving the protein MEIPAPLSAARDVVDRVARRSPARLAVTVFASVIAVVTLLLWQPAATTSGERPTFVDALFTATSAVCVTGLTTVDTATYWSGYGQVVIAVAIKIGGLGVMTLASILGLAVSRRIGLTQRLLTASETKTTRLGEVGGLIRAVIVASVTLEVALALVLFPRFLTLGDGVGRSAWEAIFLSISIFNNAGFVIMPEGLAPYVGDWWMCLPIVVGTFVGAIGFPVILNVWIHRRQLRRVALHTKLTLATSGVLVVVGTVMIGAFEWFNERTFGALPVADRILASLVAGMTPRSSGFSTVDVGEMREATWFLTDALMFVGGGSASTAGGIKVTTLAVMLLAIVAESRGDRDVDVFRRRIDPTVLRLAVAVSFIGATLVGVATLLLLTMTDLTLDVILFEVISAFATCGLSTGITADLPDGAQLVLVALMFFGRTGTMTLAAALALRSRRRVVRLPEERPIIG